The Paralichthys olivaceus isolate ysfri-2021 chromosome 2, ASM2471397v2, whole genome shotgun sequence genomic interval GACACATCAAGTATTGACAGGAATCGGTGAGACCACATGGAGACAAGAGTGTAGCAGAGGAGTAAAACAACTCGTATTGTTATTTTAACAAAAATCGAATGGATTTTAACTGaataattgaattaaaatataaagacacAACAACAATTTAAAGGAGTGAAAAACAGAATGAGATTCTACGAGATAAAACAACAAGGACTGTAGCATGTCTTTGCTGTCTTGTACTCCAATGTTTAACTTGTTATTACAgttaaactgtttgttttaatggaCTCAAGCAAAGCTTTGAAATATCACCTAAAAATGTACATATACATGTTTTCAGATGTCGTAACAAATGTTTGCTGTCATTAGTTGTATTTCTTCACTGAACAGTCAAAGAGGcctgtaaataatttaaataatatgtAGGACAAGGTGAATATCCTTCATATGTCTCTCGAACTAGTTAGCCTGCCAACCGCCAGTAGATGTGAGCAGATGTTAGCAACTACCAGAGGATGTTAGGTCCATGGTCAAAAACGTCTTCTCAAAGTTATTCTAATATACACAAATCTAAAGTTCAAAACTAAGGTCATGTTTAAAAGACACAAACTCTAAACTTTAAGTCTACAACTAAAGTAAAGCTCTAAGTAAACAAAAGCACTAGCTGCACTATGCAATTTCAAACCTAAAATCAATCACAAACTTTATCTGGCGACCGGAGAGGAATTTAAAAGCGAGAGGGTGAGAAGTAATGAGATCTGCAGAGGTAAGGCAGTATGGAAATGTTTTGAATATGAGGTAATGTTGTTGTTAGACAGAGCCAGGGAGATCTGGGTGAAGTGAATGCATTTAAAGTATTCAGGGTCAACTCTGGATACTATGCTTGCAATTTGACCTCAGTAATAATGATCTGTGGCTCATTCACTCAGGGCCTGTAGGGCGTGGtggcatattttttttaattagcgCAAAGAAATCAAACGTACCCTCAAagttatttcaacattttacagCTGACTACAAATATCCAATCAAAATGTTGATTTAGCGTTGTGATTTCTCAAGGACTCCTACAGTCACAAAGCTCCCTGAAAATGGAATAATTGGCCTATTGCATAAATCAAAACTTTGGAATAAGTGATGTGTTCAATGGCATCATTACCTGAAACCTCTCAGTTGCACATTGTGAGGATTAATCAAATATCATTCCACTGAAACATATTTCAGGAACGTTTTTATGGCCCAGCGAACGTGAGTCACTGTGCCCACATGATCTTTTCAAGACCTCGGAGTTGAGCAAGATTTAATTTCAAAGTAAATTATTTCATGACGTGATGCATGAATCTGAGACCATCTGTTATCCACGGCAATAGGATCTATTTAAGATCTATTGCCTCGTCCTCCACACCGGGGGCCTCGAGGGACTCAAAGATATCTTACAGAGAACACTCAGGAGACCTCTCACACCATGGTGAAAAGTGCACACTATCTCAGCTATGAACTACAACCTCACTTTACAAATGTGGGGCCTGAAGAGGAATAACGAGTTGATATGTGAGAAGACGTCACACTGCACTGAATTCAGTTGTGACGACCGGTAGTTTTCTTATAAACTGATATGACGAAATCGGCTGCCACAGATAAGAATGTGTCTTTCTTTGCCGAGATGCCACAGATCCCATGACAATCTGGTGCTGCGTATgaacacttctttctttcctccgaGAAGTAAtgaatcaaaacaaaagcagaataCAAATGGAAACGTCCTCTCAATCGTCAGTAAAGAAGCACTCAATTCAGAGAAAGTAGAACTCACTAACAGACATTTATCTTTTCTTGGACGTCACAGATTATCCACTTTGGTAAATATGAACTTGTTGAGTGCAGTTTGCTAACGTCACTAAAAGCCTGATCactggatttaaaaatgttcataaatCCATTTCTTGTTGTGTGTCGGTTTTGTAGTGTATTCAATTTCGGTCAAAGTAAAAAACAGCAGAAGCCCAACAGCGTGTTTTTAATGTCAGAAATGTAAGTGGGTTAtggccatagactgtatataaattatGACAGAAAAAGTAAATCATAGGTACAGATGGACAATAACATGAAAGCcttaaaaaccaaacagaacCCTTTGCTTTGATTGACAGTGAACCAGTCTATCTTGTTTAAACTGCATCATTCGGGTCCACAGCTCACTTTAAGAATATAAAAAACTTTGGCACACGTCCATGATGGAGCTCACAGCATGTTTGTCATGAGCCAGCTGGTTTTCCCTGAGAGACTCATAGTAATCATCCCGGTGGGAGTGAGCAGGAGGTCAGAGCTTTGGGCTGGTTCAGATCTTGAATTAAGGGATGATTTATTTGCTCAGACTGTGCAGAGGGATCAGTCCAACCAATGtgtgattcattatttatagtTCCGCAAAGCTGAGACTCATGGATTTAAGGACAGATTGTGGCAGTTGTTGTAACGTCTTACTGCACAACAAGTAATGTGGAGGATCATTTGACCAAAGTCTTAGAATGACATCATTTTAATGACATGCAATCATCTGCATTAATACCATATCAATtcaatcatttgtttttttcaaacaaagtGACATATGGCTTTATTCTGATTTTACAGCAGGAGTCATGGCACAGGAAGAGGGaattgtcatggcaacagccCCATCTGTCGAGTCACATGTACGAGGAGATATGATTCCAAAAGTAACTTCTGgtaagaaacacaaacacacacaaccattcaTTTATAAAAAGCTACTACTACTGTCAACTACTTTGACAGTCAATCATGCAATACTACTGTACTGCATAAGCATGGTCCAGAATATCAACATTTAAATTCTAAATAAGGCCGTGGGTTGCATGAACTTTTGGTGCTTACTCAAAAGAGTGTGTGGGATTTAGGAGGATCTATCGGCATGAAGTATCCCAGAAAGGTCAAACCAAACATTGGCTCCGaagagtttgttttattttacctgaAGGTCACTGTAGTTTCTCCTACCTCCTTGAAAAAGGATGTTTGAGAGTGGGCTACTATATTGGTTGTGTTTACTACAAGTGTGTAATACCAACCATGTGCCCGTATCACCTTTGAAACCAAACCTcaaaatacagaaagaaaaacatatgaAGAATAAGATCATTGTCTTCGAACAAACTAAAAATTtaagtgaaattgttttttcagAGCCGGAGGATCCACAGGACCAAATCTTGGTTTTCCCTACTGTGGGACCTCTACAGCCGACTGAAAAGACCACAGCAGCTACAGAAGAGGCAGGAAACGTTGAGAACAGCAGCCCTGCGGCTCCAGAGGAGGCAGCTGATGAGGGAACTCAGACCACTGCGGAGGCACATACCGACAAACCTAAAGTCATGGAAGCAGAAACCCCAGCACCCATGCCATCTAGAGGTGACGGCCCCAGAAACATTCCACAGGTAAGATACAACAGACTTTCAGATCAAGCTGCCTgcagacatgcattgaactgcagatgttatcctaaatgtgagaacacaaatgtccaattCTCCTGAactaaaaatgtaatgtctgaaaactgctttagACATAGTCATACAGTgctgtcttttattttacaaacaataaaatgcatgtaatagtatatcatttatattcaataaatataatttaatacaaGGATGCATCCTTGACATGACACAACTTGCAAATGATTGTTCTTTAAGTACAAAGTGTGGCCGCATATTTTACACAAGGAAATGAATTATGTTATTTCATACAATTCAGAACCGTTTCTTTGGTCTTGTTTACAAATATGCCTCGAGCCAAAATTGGACACAAATTTGCATTGtatgaataattgaataaatgagctttctgactttttgtttttctgagatGGAGTTTGTTGTTCATCTGCATGTGCTGTGCTGCAGGCACACATTTAGGTTTCCTCTTTGATCATTTTGAATAAATTTAAATGGCCTAAATAAAAGAATGTGTGTATGGTCATCGAAAAAGTTAGGTATTGGGATTCAAATTTGCACCAAATGgcattataatttatataattcaGTCAATGGTATACAGCAGCCATGAGCCTAATGGTGAGACGTAATGGGATAATtacagtttttgtttctctctgcagccgGGGCCAAATGatgatgttgtgtgtgtcaCCAAAGAGGTGGTGCAGGACAAAAATGCTGTCAGTCTGAAACTCAAGGCCTCATCCAACTGTGTGAGTATAAAAAAACTTTCCCTACTGTCTGTTACATAAATATCTACTTACGTGTGATTTACTgtagaatgggctgtttgcgTAACCTGTGGTAATGCCGGTTGCAGCTCTGcaaccctgaagctgctccaccgcTGCTCCACAAAGATCTGTTAATCAGTTATTTTAAAGTTTAGTTAAGCTCGAGTCAGTATGTAAAACCCCGAACTATAGAATCATTTGTCGTTGCTGCTGTCAtccagatttctggaattatcgATAGAttaaatatctatatatgatACATATAATCCTGCATGAGGTCCAAATATTCATGCAAATGCAACAAACTATGCTGAAAGTGAAATAGTCTTTGTTTTGAGGCCCCTCATGTAGCTTGAGAAAAACTGTATCCATCCTTGTTAATATTTCCCTCTTACATGAGAAGGAAAGTCCAAAAGGATTCTTGTACTGTGCATCTAAGCCATAGACTGAGCTGTGAGGGCAAAAGGAGGGGAGCGTGATGGGTGGGCTCACCGCTGCTGTGAGAATGTGTAATGTATAGAGGCCTGGAGCAGCAGcgtgggtgtgtgggtgggtgagtgagtgtgattgtgtttaGAAATATAAATTCCTCAGTCTCCCAGGATGACAGCTTTGAGGTCTGCAGACATCACAGCCTCTACGTGTAGGCCTGAAACCACTAGATGTGATTTCAACTTTCAGAACCTGAGAAACAAATCCATTATTCAACTTTTAAACAATGCATAAACAGCTACAAACAGCCAAATGTACATCAGGGGGTTGTGTACTCATTAATTTTTCATAACAAGCCCAGAACTACCACCAAATTCAGCTGGGTTTTCTCTTATGTTTCCTACAGAACTCACAGCCTCTATCCAATATTAAGCCATTttgcaaattaaatttaaagtatTAGTGTAAAACTTTAGGCAATTTAATACCACATAGGAAGATATAAAATTAGTTCTGTAATAAACTTTAAAGCTTTttgcaatgtcattttaaaataaatcattgtttAATTGTAACAGGTACCTGCCGTTCTATagatctgtgaattatttaaatgtttcttacaCACTATGATGTAATGTCACAGTGTTTAATGAGGAGGACACTGAGAAGGGTTAGATCAGCATCCTGACCTTAGACAAGTTTTCGGACTCCAAAAAACTGCCTGCAAAATTGGGTCAAATAATTCACTTTATGTCATCTGTGCTTTTTTAAGACAAAGACTTCCAGACAGAGGGTTCTGTTTCAGGCCCATAGCTAAACTACTGAGCTGGTATCAAGAGGCGTTCAGTGTGGCAGATTGGATCAGATGACATCAGGGAAAAGGTCGCGCACAAGACTGTGATATCCCTTATTGGATTAAAGTtgaagaaacagagggagagaagggatTAGGGGAGGAGTGGCAGATTCAAGACAACACTGAAGATTAAAGGTGGAGTCAGTGAATCTGGGTAGCGAGTGttgatgtttgaaaacaaatacacccCTCCCTTCACTGCTCCGTCAGAAGTTCCAGCTCGCCCACATTCATGCACACGGTTTACAAAGGTGCATCCAAAAGTTGGAATTAGCCACCATAAACATTATCCTTATCTGTAGACAAATTACACTGGCTGTATTTGCACAAACTACATGTTTGATGACCAGAATAAGCTGCgacaatgagtgtgtgtctgccctTGAAGAAGCAGACACTAATGTACCGTTTGCTTTGTACCACCACTGTTACCGACTGGCTGCTGCCCACTCGAGGAACGTTATGTACTGGTGTGCAGTCACTGCAGCCCACGGTGCTGTCAGAAGGCAACTCCCAGAGATCTCTCCTCATTTGAACAGCTCACCCTTTTGTTATTGTATCTTCCTTTGGTTAGTTATCCTAAGTGTGGTGCAGTGTTAGTCTGGTCCCAACATCCCTTGAAAgtagagagcagaggaaaggtGACACATCTCATTTGAGTAACACGTGGTGTTTCCATATGTTTTCTTGAAAATCGCTCCAAGAAAGAAGATACGTATATACTGTTAATAACCATTTAGCCCCCAGTACGTTGTTACTGCTGGAAAAGTGTTGTTCTGTTCAGGTTGTTCAGCTTTCTTTGTTTCCCAAATACAGAGCCAGGTCTGCATATTTACACCAGATTCATTTTTAGTGCACACGGAATGGAGAGCTAGCGGAGCCATGAGGAGATAGAGATTAGAATTGGACAAAAAGTGTATTGAATTAGTATTTTTGTAGGGAGCTGACCAGGGGTTATCAATGAATATCCCCTTCTGCAATGTGcaataaataatatgataaatgaAACCattcacattttgaaatgaaaatgcttCAATACTAATTATCTGAAAATGTCTTCCCCTTGCAGAAAGACACCAAGCAGAAGATTGAAAGTGTTGTGCAGGAGCTGTGTGGAGAAGACTGTAAACTGGAGCTCTACCAGGAGGACAACTCGGATGAAATCCTTGTGTCTGGAAAATATGTCGAAGGTCAGTAACACGCTTGCGTTAATTCGCACCCTGAGCCTTCAGATGATAATTTGTGTTTAAAACGCCATTTTAATCAGATGCAGCCTTAGTTAAGGGGCATAAGATTAGCAGCATGTACACTTGCACTTCTCGgaataatttttatttctgtatttatttgcaGCCGACATCACAGGCATGGCCAACAAGTTCAACAATGACAACATCAAAGATAAGGTAAAGTGTCACACATATCTTAATGTAGAAATGCTCTACATGTGTATATTCTTCATGTACCTGAGATAGTATTTTTAATCAGTAGTTATTGGTAGGACCTCTACCTTAAAATCATgttcacatacatgtctgtgaTTGTCCTCGGAATTGTCTTAAAACATGGACCAAGCTGGTACCCACtcccacaaacagaaaaaatgacaaacaatacTATGATTAATGAGGATCCAATAAAAAAGTAAGACTGCAGCAACATATAATAtggaagtggaggagaaaatacaccaggcagaagaaaaacactccTGGAGTTATCCAAAGGCTTCCAGCTGCCAGGCTGAGTTTAgtgtgacaaacaaaaaaacccacaaacaatCCAACTGTcagctgcaaaacattttttcagtACCCAGGGAACAATCTCGGGTTATGGGTGTGCCAGTCACaccctcctttcttctcctgaCTTGCGTTTCTCTTCTTACCTCAGCACACACTGAATGACCTTATTAGCAAGTTAACGATGTTCCACACAGACTCATTCTTTATTACACAGTCTATTCACTGGCATCTTTTTTGTCTGATATTGATTTTAAGCAAAAGGAAAATTTAATTTCTCTGGATAAACCTCCACCAACACAGGATATGAGTGggggttgtttttattctcacagtTCTGACAACAGAAACCACATAATGACACAGCTGCATTTAATCTTGTGTCTTCGTGTGTCACGTTCATGTTGTGCAGTCACTGATCATTAGTTTGACTTGTAAGAAGCACATTGGTCCAGTGATCAGTCAAGTGATCCTGCtattttgttgtcattgttttgtttcaggttGATGTGGAGGAAGCTGTTCCTCGCTGGGGGAAGAACTCGAAGTTGGTCCTGGTTTCCTTGCTGCTGACTGGCCTGTTGCTCGCTGCTCTGCTTGTGGCTGGTTATTACTTCAAGACCCACCGCAAGAACTCTAAAGGAGTCAGACTGGTGAGTATAGGTTGGAGGAGGTGTGTGACGCTGTTAATTACCACCTCAAAAATTGGTGGTAATTAAAATGTCAGGGAACAGGAAAGTTTTGTTTCAACACAATTTATAATCAGCTTGCTAAAGCTATATTTTAAACGTGCTCATGAGGTCAGCTGTCAGAGAAAGGCCTGGCTACCTTCTGCGTTGTATGTCAGCCGAGGAACTGGGATggtttttgatttaaaacactaaaagaaaaactcatGTATGGATGTACCCCAAGATAATGTGGAGCCACAAGATTCAGTTCACTGAGGATACTATGTTTGAAAAAGGTTAAATGAACTCAACTTGAGGTTAAATGTTTGGTTATCCTTGGTCAATCCTAAGTCAATTCCTGACTTGATGGGAGGACGTGTTTGACTCCTGTGTCCCACAATTCAAAGCAACATTAATTCCTTGAAGCTGTTTGCAATTCAACCCTTTGCCAGGGGTCAACAGATGGTTTTGGTTTTTTGTTGCAAAACTTGTGTCGTCACTAAAAGTGTTTACATATGGAGGCGCACCCATTTTTATGAACATGCCTATAAGGTTCTGTCATTAAATCAAGCATTAAACATTATCCACAACGGCCTGGCTGACAGTCAGAGCACCTCATCAAACGTTTACCAAGCCACTTCCAAATAGCTTGCTCACATGTTGTTGACCTCTCAAGAGCTAAAGAATTACCAACACTCATCTGAGTGCGCACACAGCTGACACCCATAAACCTCATTGATGAAAAATGCATTAATTTACTTTTAGAAACTACGCATAACAACAAGTCTGTTTCTTGCTTGTTTGTACATCTTATTAAACCTGTAGGTTAAACTCTGATCTCACGTGAGGGCTCTGTTCTCTTCTTAGGCCGAGTCTTTCCAGGTGGATGAGGAGAACCAGGCTAACACCCTGGTGTCCGTAGCCCCGCTGCCCCAGGAACCCCTCGACAAGCCCACACCCAACGGAGAGTCGCCACCTGAAAATGGGACCAATCAGACCCCCACCACTAATGGACACTCCCAGACCCCAGTGGCAGATACAGAGATGTGAATCACTACACCCCCAACCTCTCCCTCATCGTCCCGTTCTACCAGTTACACACTGGGACACACCATCCACAAGCCCCTTGTGCTGCCTCAGAGACTGTCCAAACACTGAGACAAATTCAACATGAACCCGCTTCACTACATCCAACCACACCCCCACCAGCCCTCAACCTGTACCTCCCAGACGACGCTGAAAACAATGATGAAGCTCATCACTACAATGATGATAAATGACAATGCCTGTAATGTGAAAATCACCGGCCACTGCCGGTGTCAAGAGGAACCAACAGATGCTGTTTGGGACTGAGACTGATCTGCAGGGCGCTGACTGGAACCTGTTGGCTGCCCTGACGTCAGTCTGGTAGTAAACATTGTAGAATCAGTTGTGTTATGTCAAATACATGATGCTGAACCCTAATGAAGAAGCAGAACATGCTCAACTATTTCAACTGTGTGGCCATGAAACCAATGAAGGCCAGGCATAGATGAGAAGAGCAGTTTCTGTACTGTTGTAAAAAAGGACTGACGCTCACTGCttgattgttttggttttttggTCTGTGTAATACAGTAAATATTCTGCCTCACTTTCTGCCTTAACTATAGGCCTATAAAAATTTGGAAAAATAAGAGACTGCAACGTTTGAATTGATTTAAAGTTTTCTCAATTTCTTCTCGAACTTAGAGCAACATGTACCATTGTTAAGATTCTTCATGGAAACCAAAGACCAGCTGACACAGTGTTAGTTGTGTAGGAAGTAGTTGAGATATCAAGCAGAAAGCATCATCTTTGGTTTTACAGGGGAATTAAATAATGCTACTAAAAGCTGCTCATAATGTGGAAATGCGTCAGTGCTTCACTGATAGAATAATAGAAATTGAAAAATGGATATTAATACTTCAAAGTTTAATTGGGATAGGTTGCAAAgtacatttctatttttgtgtGGTGCTTTTTCATGAGGCCATTAGtgtacagtttccctttttttttttttttttaaacgatgTAACATTCTTCCTTCTTGCCTTTGTTAATGGTGAAACCCtggcagcattttttttttattctgagaaAAAGGTCTTTTCAAGATTCTTTTAAGGTGCTAGACTGGTAAACAAAATCACCAGCATGAAATTCCTACACAACATGCAGCAGGTTGAGCATTCCAAAGAATGTCTCTATCTCCTTgttgataaaaatgaaaatgcatcaGTGCTACACATTTTTTTAGCTTCTCTTTTGAACAACTGGTTGCTTTCATAATGTACTGCATGTGTAAATAAGCCTGTTTTCTAGCCTGTAACTCTGCCTGATTCATAAACTGTGATTGTTGACAAAATATTTGTGGTATGTCTCCAGTCTACGTCTGTTTTAGCACATGTGGTTCAAGAACCAACGCATTTtaaacattgtgtgtgtctgtgtgtgtgtgtgtgtgtgtgtgtgtgtgtgtgtgtgtgtttaggagaTGTCACAAGATGTCGCCAGTGAGCAAAATCACAGGCTCATAGGCATCTTGACTGATGTGATCTCATCATCACCCACTTGCACTTAAGAGTTTGGTTAATATTTGCCCCCAGAACACACCTCCCTAATTTAGTAAAATTTTGACCAACCAAGACATCTACCAAGATTTATGATGACTGCacaaataatttatataaattatttaaaaatattaataatatatctCAGTCCCTTAAGG includes:
- the si:ch211-286o17.1 gene encoding hematopoietic progenitor cell antigen CD34, encoding MATSSAKRNGEPRKMLAFAVLLIASLLNAGVMAQEEGIVMATAPSVESHVRGDMIPKVTSEPEDPQDQILVFPTVGPLQPTEKTTAATEEAGNVENSSPAAPEEAADEGTQTTAEAHTDKPKVMEAETPAPMPSRGDGPRNIPQPGPNDDVVCVTKEVVQDKNAVSLKLKASSNCKDTKQKIESVVQELCGEDCKLELYQEDNSDEILVSGKYVEADITGMANKFNNDNIKDKVDVEEAVPRWGKNSKLVLVSLLLTGLLLAALLVAGYYFKTHRKNSKGVRLAESFQVDEENQANTLVSVAPLPQEPLDKPTPNGESPPENGTNQTPTTNGHSQTPVADTEM